One segment of Vagococcus martis DNA contains the following:
- a CDS encoding hydroxymethylglutaryl-CoA reductase, degradative: protein MTNLFNKFYKKTRDERLSILLSEHYLDDEDYCLFKTNSPLDNDVANSLIENQLTQFPLPLGVALNFLIDGEEKIIPMVVEEPSVIAACSNAAKLARPNGFKTSIETYLKRGQIILTGVTNPNDAEKLILSQFDKIKEVADKAHPSIIKRGGGLKEITCDIFESENDNDTFLTVYLLIDVQKAMGANIINTILEGVTPFIVDLVGGEALMSILSNYNTESLVTSTCSIPFNKLGNQTTSGKDIAQRIEKATQYANLDTYRAVTHNKGIMNGVDSVVIATGNDPRAVSAAAHAYASKNGAYQSMTEWHVQDEYLVGKLTLPMSIGSVGGAISVLPMAQANLNMMSISTSEELARIIVSVGLAQNLAALKALVSDGIQKGHMTLHASSLAIQVGATGDEIELVTEKLRQSPHMNTQTATDILNQLRQK, encoded by the coding sequence GTGACGAATTTATTTAATAAGTTTTATAAGAAAACACGAGATGAAAGACTCTCTATCTTACTTAGTGAGCATTATCTAGACGACGAAGACTATTGCTTGTTTAAAACTAATTCACCTTTAGATAATGACGTGGCTAATTCTCTAATTGAAAATCAATTAACTCAATTTCCACTTCCTTTAGGTGTTGCACTGAATTTTCTGATTGATGGTGAAGAAAAAATCATTCCAATGGTTGTTGAAGAACCTTCTGTTATAGCTGCTTGTAGCAATGCTGCTAAATTAGCTAGACCAAATGGTTTTAAAACATCTATCGAAACTTATTTGAAACGTGGGCAAATTATCTTAACAGGCGTAACGAATCCAAATGACGCTGAAAAGCTAATTTTGTCACAGTTTGATAAAATTAAAGAAGTCGCAGATAAAGCTCACCCATCAATCATAAAACGTGGTGGTGGGTTAAAAGAGATTACTTGCGACATTTTTGAATCTGAAAACGACAATGATACATTTTTAACTGTCTATTTATTAATAGATGTCCAAAAAGCTATGGGAGCGAATATTATCAATACCATCCTTGAAGGTGTCACTCCATTTATTGTTGATTTAGTCGGTGGTGAAGCACTGATGTCTATTTTGAGTAACTACAACACCGAGTCTCTTGTCACTTCGACTTGCTCGATTCCTTTTAATAAACTTGGGAATCAAACAACTAGTGGAAAAGACATTGCTCAAAGGATTGAAAAAGCCACACAATATGCCAACCTCGATACATATCGTGCCGTCACTCATAATAAAGGTATCATGAATGGGGTTGATTCTGTTGTTATTGCAACGGGAAACGATCCGCGTGCTGTCTCTGCTGCTGCTCATGCATATGCTAGCAAGAATGGCGCATATCAAAGTATGACAGAATGGCACGTGCAAGATGAGTATTTAGTTGGAAAACTGACTTTACCGATGTCAATTGGTAGCGTGGGAGGAGCTATTTCAGTTCTTCCTATGGCACAAGCAAATTTGAATATGATGTCTATATCAACGTCTGAAGAACTTGCTAGAATAATTGTTTCAGTAGGTCTTGCTCAAAACCTTGCCGCACTGAAAGCACTGGTTAGTGATGGTATTCAAAAAGGGCATATGACATTACATGCAAGCTCTCTAGCTATACAAGTTGGCGCCACAGGGGATGAAATAGAACTAGTCACAGAAAAACTAAGACAGTCTCCCCATATGAATACCCAAACAGCCACAGATATTTTAAACCAGTTAAGACAAAAATAA
- a CDS encoding oleate hydratase, with amino-acid sequence MYTSNGNYEAFARPKKPERTDNISAVYLVGSGLASLSAAAFLIRDAQLPGNKITILEELPLPGGSLDGIDKDHYGFVIRGGREMENHFECLWDLYRSVPSLEVENASVLDEFYWLNKEDPNSSKCRLIHSQGIQSDTDGKFTLTEKGLKEIISLCLTKEDDLQDKRIDEVFSQEFFDSNFWKYWCTMFAFENWHSAMEMRRYLMRFVHHIDGLTDFSALKFTKYNQYESLVMPLVDYLTEQGVTVQYNTKVDNIIVNCANNQKIAEKLELIVDGKEQTIELKEDDLVFVTNGSITESSTYGTQTTPAPIPSAEDLGGSWNLWKKLAEQCDEFGRPEKFCENLPSESWVVSATITTLDKKIAPYLENISKRDPYSGRVVTGGIVYSEDSNWRQSYTINRQPHFKKQPKDELVIWFYALCSNKDGNYVKKPITSCTGEEIAKEWLYHIGVPVEKIDDLAKNSVNVVPTYMPFITSYFMPRANGDRPLVVPNGSKNIAFIGNFAETKRDTVFTTEYSVRTAMEAVYELMDVDRGVPEVFASAFDIRTLLRATYYLTDKKTLPEIKVPWLMSKVEKHELKKIQGTFVEELLKDNHLL; translated from the coding sequence ATGTATACAAGTAATGGAAATTATGAAGCATTTGCTCGACCAAAGAAACCAGAAAGAACAGATAACATTTCAGCCGTCTATTTAGTAGGATCAGGATTAGCCTCATTATCTGCGGCAGCTTTTTTAATCAGAGATGCTCAATTACCAGGTAACAAAATTACGATTTTAGAAGAATTACCACTTCCAGGTGGATCTCTTGATGGGATTGATAAAGATCACTATGGTTTTGTTATACGTGGCGGTCGTGAGATGGAAAATCACTTTGAATGTTTATGGGATTTATATCGTTCAGTTCCATCGTTAGAGGTAGAAAATGCCTCAGTATTAGATGAATTTTATTGGTTAAATAAAGAAGACCCAAACTCATCAAAATGTCGCTTGATTCATAGCCAAGGTATTCAATCAGATACTGATGGAAAATTTACATTGACTGAAAAAGGATTAAAAGAAATTATCTCATTGTGTTTAACTAAAGAAGATGACTTACAAGATAAAAGAATTGACGAAGTCTTTTCACAAGAATTTTTTGACTCGAATTTTTGGAAATATTGGTGTACAATGTTTGCCTTTGAAAACTGGCATTCAGCAATGGAAATGCGACGCTATTTAATGCGTTTTGTTCATCATATTGATGGCTTAACGGATTTTAGTGCATTGAAATTCACCAAATACAATCAGTATGAGTCTCTAGTGATGCCATTAGTTGACTATTTAACTGAGCAAGGTGTGACAGTCCAATACAATACAAAAGTTGATAATATCATTGTGAATTGTGCTAACAATCAAAAAATAGCTGAAAAATTAGAATTAATAGTAGACGGTAAAGAACAAACAATCGAGTTAAAAGAAGACGATTTAGTGTTTGTAACAAATGGTTCAATCACTGAAAGTTCAACTTATGGTACACAAACAACACCAGCGCCAATTCCAAGTGCAGAGGACCTTGGTGGCAGTTGGAATCTATGGAAAAAATTAGCAGAACAATGTGACGAGTTTGGTCGCCCGGAAAAATTCTGTGAAAATTTACCAAGTGAGAGTTGGGTAGTGTCTGCTACAATCACAACATTAGATAAAAAAATAGCACCATATCTTGAAAATATCAGTAAAAGAGATCCTTATTCAGGTCGAGTTGTAACAGGTGGGATTGTGTATTCTGAAGATTCAAATTGGCGTCAAAGTTACACTATTAATCGTCAACCACACTTTAAAAAACAACCTAAAGATGAGTTAGTTATTTGGTTTTACGCATTGTGTTCAAACAAAGATGGAAATTATGTGAAAAAACCAATTACCTCATGTACTGGTGAAGAAATAGCGAAAGAATGGTTGTATCATATTGGGGTACCTGTTGAAAAAATTGATGATTTAGCTAAAAATTCTGTCAATGTTGTCCCAACTTACATGCCATTTATTACGTCTTACTTTATGCCAAGAGCAAATGGTGATAGACCATTAGTTGTCCCAAATGGCTCTAAAAATATAGCCTTCATTGGGAATTTTGCAGAAACTAAACGAGACACAGTCTTTACGACAGAGTATTCAGTTAGAACAGCGATGGAAGCTGTGTACGAATTAATGGACGTTGATAGAGGTGTACCTGAAGTATTCGCATCAGCATTTGACATCCGTACGTTACTTCGTGCGACTTATTACTTAACAGATAAGAAAACTCTCCCTGAAATAAAAGTACCTTGGTTAATGAGCAAAGTTGAAAAACATGAACTGAAAAAAATTCAAGGTACATTTGTCGAAGAGTTATTAAAAGATAATCATTTATTATAA
- a CDS encoding sulfite exporter TauE/SafE family protein: MVGWIYFFIIIFANSIGAISGMGGGVIIKPLFDTLGFHDVLSISFYSTVAVLSMSIVSTIRQVQNGIKINWSFALWLSFGSVLGGIFGSLGLDKLVGIMPSERIVSLVQIILIVATLLFSYAYSKKHWKGYHLNSTISILGCGLFLGAIASFLGIGGGPLNVALLMMLFQVPIKDATVYSIITILFSQLSKVITISVSTGFSQFDLSLLIYIIPAGIIGGFLGAYLSKIVSSEKVTTIYQFVIIGVLFVNFYNAYKLFL; encoded by the coding sequence ATGGTTGGTTGGATTTATTTTTTCATTATTATTTTTGCAAATAGCATAGGTGCCATATCAGGTATGGGTGGAGGAGTGATTATCAAACCATTATTTGATACATTAGGATTTCATGACGTATTAAGTATTTCATTTTATTCAACTGTAGCTGTTTTAAGTATGTCGATTGTTTCAACAATTAGGCAAGTGCAAAATGGGATTAAAATAAACTGGTCTTTTGCTTTATGGTTATCATTTGGCTCTGTCTTAGGTGGTATCTTTGGAAGTCTTGGGTTAGATAAACTAGTAGGTATCATGCCTTCTGAAAGAATTGTCTCATTGGTTCAAATCATCTTGATTGTGGCAACATTACTCTTCTCATACGCATACAGTAAAAAGCACTGGAAAGGGTACCACTTAAACAGTACGATTTCTATTCTAGGATGTGGGTTATTTTTAGGAGCGATTGCTAGCTTTCTGGGAATAGGTGGCGGTCCTTTAAATGTGGCTCTATTGATGATGCTATTTCAAGTGCCCATTAAAGATGCCACAGTATATTCCATTATTACGATTCTTTTTTCACAATTATCAAAGGTTATCACGATTTCAGTAAGTACCGGATTTTCTCAATTTGATTTAAGCCTACTTATTTATATCATTCCAGCTGGTATTATTGGTGGCTTTTTAGGAGCCTATTTAAGTAAAATAGTATCGTCAGAAAAAGTGACGACAATTTATCAATTTGTGATAATTGGCGTTCTTTTTGTCAATTTTTATAATGCGTACAAATTGTTCTTATAA